From the genome of Papaver somniferum cultivar HN1 unplaced genomic scaffold, ASM357369v1 unplaced-scaffold_10, whole genome shotgun sequence:
TTTAGTTCTCAGTAATAATATATATCAATCACAAAtttgtgttgaatcgatcatctCCATTCACCACCATGGCAAGAACAAGTTTGGTCATCAGCATTACCTTCACTGGTTTCATTATGTTGTCTATTGCACGTATGTAGTCTTGCATACTTCTTTTCCTTGTTCTTGCAAATGTAGTTGATACACTTCCTAAGTACATACTAACTATATACTGTCTAACATATGTGTTCACAGATATGGCATCAGGAGTTTCAAGACTCGATAAAGTAGTGACCGCAACTGGGCCATATAAGACGGCAGACATAGAGCGATCTGAGACTATAGTAACTAACTTACATGATGGGGCGGTCAACGACCAAGGAACAACCGGGGTAAATGCCGCAAAGGGCTTAGCAACTGCAAATTTAGTTGGAGATGTGGGTGTGGATTTAAAAAATGATCAAGTGAAAATAAATGGCAGTGGAGATAGTGCGGTAGGCAAATTAGCAGGCGTGGAAAGAAGTGGGCATATAGTAGTCGACTTGAAAAATGGTCAGGTAGTAGATGAAGGAGGGGAAAATAAGGTAAAAGCCGCAGATGTAGTGGTTGTTGTGAAAAGAGGTGGTGGAAAAACAGCGGTCGACTTAAAAAAAGAGGAGGTACAAAACGGTGGACAAACTTCTGGGAATAGAAAGAATTCAGTGCCAGAAAACTCTTATCCGGCAAATAATGATGTGCCTGCAACCGAAAATACCAATGGAAGCTATAACTAAGAGCAGGTTAGAAAGGAAGGTTTTTGGTAACATTttcctttgctttttttttttgatgcacaTTTTCCTTTACTGTAAAGCTTCCACATATATGGAGCTGTTCGTTTTGTGTAGTGTGTTTGCTGTTGTTGTCCTGTTATTGGTTTGAATTATCAAAGAGATTGTTAtaaattttcttcattttatgtcCTCCATAACATCATTTCCCAACAACATTAAGGAGGAATACTGCATTTGCACCATGGCAAATTTCGTCAGAACCAGTCATattaattttcttcattttatcagATCAGATAGTAAAAATTGGTGGAAATTGTAATTTGTAATCTAGATTTGTGTAGATTAGTTAAGATAAGTGTAGAAAGTGCTACACAATGAATTAGCAAAGTTGTGATAACTAGAGTCATCTAGTTGGTGGTAGGAATAGTTTAGAAAAGTCTAGAGTAGCCTTGTCTAGAGGTAGTCAGGTCGGTTttgtaagcctataaataggcatttGTGTCAACATTTGTAAGTTGTAGCGAAGCAAGAAGTGAATAATAAGATTAAGAGTTTAGAGAGTTTAAGTGTTAGTCTTGCTTCCTAGGAGCTCTGTACGAGCAACACAACTATGCTCGTATATCTCCAAATTAAGCTtcatattaaaatttcaacaaaaATTGAGGCAACGCCTTTTCAAGCTCAGTTACTTTAATTATTCTAAGTTGTAATCCAGTTGCAAATTTAAAACTTGCAAGAAATTTGAGTATATTATTGACTTACTGTTTAAAAAAAACCCATGTTTTGAGAGAACGACTGCAAGATAAATTCTGTCTACGACTTACTATTCAGATTCCGAGGATGCCATGAATAAAAAACCGTATACAGAGAAGATAAAATGAGTAAAATTATGAGTAAAAAACACTGGAACCATGGAACGACCGGTATCCTTTGGAAAGTTTGCAAGAATGTCTTTATCAGAATTCCTACTTGTTGTGGATAACATCATATTTTAACTTTTCCATCTCAGTGGAACCCTAATGAGAGCATAATTCCTCTTCCTTGCAACCAATAAATCAGTTACCAAAGGGCAATGACAATATGTGCCTCCTGTTCGTGACACTCCAGCTTTTGGTAACAAATATTCTTAGGTTGAAGGAACTTTCATTATCTGGACTATCTTAAACAGAAATTGTTATACAAAAACGTGCAGTACATGAACATTTCCTCCTTACAAAGAATCGAGAAGAATGGATTACAAACTGTCAACTTCTTAGTCAATAATATGGCCATAATGTTTTGCATGA
Proteins encoded in this window:
- the LOC113326578 gene encoding uncharacterized protein LOC113326578, with product MARTSLVISITFTGFIMLSIAHMASGVSRLDKVVTATGPYKTADIERSETIVTNLHDGAVNDQGTTGVNAAKGLATANLVGDVGVDLKNDQVKINGSGDSAVGKLAGVERSGHIVVDLKNGQVVDEGGENKVKAADVVVVVKRGGGKTAVDLKKEEVQNGGQTSGNRKNSVPENSYPANNDVPATENTNGSYN